The Bacillota bacterium DNA window AAATTCCTCCGTGTCGGTGAAAATCCTTTGAGTCGTAATGTGCCCATCTGCAATTAACTTGTCCACTTGCCGCTTAATATGAGGAATGCTCGGATTAGATAATTCATTGAAGACTTCCTGTGGTAAGACTATCCTTCTTGGATATAGGTTAAGCAATATCCTTTCTTCTCTTACCCATAAAAATGAGGAGATGCAATCGGTATCAAAAAAGAGTTTAGTCATAAGCCTCTTCTTCCTCAAAACCAAATACCATATCTCCCCGGAAACCGTTTAACAGGAGTTCCTCATATTTTCCAGTGGAAATTAGTCCCCTGTCCTTAAGAGTTTCTGCTAGCTTAATGTATTTCCCTTGCGTAGTGTACTGTTTATGCTCCGGTGTAGGGCGGTATAGCCTGTCATCAAAACCCAACTTGATTGCCGATGAAATTATGTTTGATTTCATCGGCTCTGCCGTTTTGCTGTCAACATACCCCTCAATTGATAGCCGCCACAAGATTGCTTGCCTGCTTACCCCAAAATGTTGCTCAATTTTCACTACGTCAGTGACAGAGAGTGTGCTCTTTCCTTTAGACTTTCCTAGACTGTTAATAAAGGCATTCAATGCTTCATAAGGGGCTAGGAAATAGGATGCAAACATATCAGCTTCTTTTTCCAAGAGATCTTTATCTCTTTCAAGGTCCTTGGAGCAAACAATGTGCATGAAGTCTTCGTGAA harbors:
- a CDS encoding ImmA/IrrE family metallo-endopeptidase, with amino-acid sequence MMEKIEINSNAISLRKKFSIDNYTPVDIFSLANSSEDLTLVFYPMGERISGICIKDNRNRIIGINSSMTYGRQRFTVAHELCHLYFHEDFMHIVCSKDLERDKDLLEKEADMFASYFLAPYEALNAFINSLGKSKGKSTLSVTDVVKIEQHFGVSRQAILWRLSIEGYVDSKTAEPMKSNIISSAIKLGFDDRLYRPTPEHKQYTTQGKYIKLAETLKDRGLISTGKYEELLLNGFRGDMVFGFEEEEAYD